A region from the Lentimonas sp. CC4 genome encodes:
- a CDS encoding RNA-binding domain-containing protein has product MPASDKSLSKHFLRDFFIALVVLIIIGLGPAIYFVSQAERDVSESFIENSAERAANEFRNVGSSTESSVRMARQWGESELLTLKNPESMYHLLFPIIQQDSHHCGIMIADTDGQSYQISEVDGGLQTTHTYLQGNTRVAEVKYWKGGQIVSRQTEPTTYDPRSRPWFYPALNNEAVYWTEPYQFFSRKVVGVTASTSIPSTVNDAYQMVVAFDISMEHLYANIQKMQPSPNSQIFIFRRDEALYTVGNNADISSQFKALHQTNNELAQKAHAAWRQDQLDDRIIPVRHDNQLWWCGFRPLNKTHRNTWIGVMVPENDTSIGANKRHAALAGITGVSLCIAAAFSFLLAKRQTRHSGGPAVAFEPENAIESIRDIIQRGESKRREFKSTMRLNLHTNKPGKEIEIAWLKGLAAFLNTEGGTLLIGVTDDGEITGLEADKFESEDHAQLHFKNLIAEHIGAEFSKYIDFRTVQIDEKLVGIAECIRSNEPVFLKHSKGESFFIRNGPSSDELPISQALDYIKAGK; this is encoded by the coding sequence ATGCCAGCTTCTGACAAATCCCTCTCTAAGCACTTCTTGCGAGACTTCTTCATCGCCCTCGTCGTCCTCATTATCATCGGCTTGGGGCCAGCTATCTACTTCGTCTCGCAAGCGGAACGTGACGTATCCGAATCGTTCATTGAAAACTCCGCCGAACGAGCCGCCAACGAATTCCGAAACGTTGGTAGTAGCACAGAGAGCTCGGTGCGCATGGCTCGTCAATGGGGAGAGTCCGAACTCCTAACACTCAAGAACCCTGAGTCCATGTATCACTTGCTGTTCCCGATCATCCAGCAAGACAGCCACCACTGCGGGATCATGATCGCCGACACCGACGGGCAAAGCTACCAGATCTCGGAGGTCGATGGCGGCCTACAAACGACGCATACCTATTTACAAGGCAATACCCGCGTAGCCGAAGTCAAATACTGGAAAGGTGGCCAAATCGTTTCCAGACAGACCGAGCCGACCACATACGATCCTCGCAGTCGCCCCTGGTTCTACCCGGCCTTGAACAACGAAGCCGTCTATTGGACCGAACCCTATCAATTCTTCAGCCGTAAAGTAGTCGGAGTCACAGCCTCGACCTCGATTCCAAGCACTGTCAATGACGCCTATCAAATGGTCGTCGCCTTCGATATATCGATGGAACATCTCTACGCTAACATTCAAAAAATGCAGCCCAGCCCCAACAGTCAGATCTTTATCTTCCGGCGCGACGAGGCACTCTACACCGTCGGTAACAATGCCGATATAAGCTCACAATTCAAAGCCCTGCACCAGACCAACAATGAACTGGCACAAAAAGCTCACGCTGCTTGGCGCCAAGACCAGCTAGATGACCGTATCATTCCGGTGCGACACGATAACCAGCTCTGGTGGTGCGGCTTCCGCCCACTCAACAAGACACACCGCAACACATGGATCGGTGTCATGGTGCCGGAGAATGATACCTCAATAGGTGCCAACAAGCGCCATGCTGCATTAGCTGGCATTACAGGGGTGTCACTCTGCATCGCAGCAGCCTTCAGCTTCTTACTCGCTAAACGTCAAACACGCCACAGCGGCGGCCCCGCAGTCGCTTTCGAACCAGAAAATGCAATCGAGAGCATACGCGACATCATTCAACGCGGAGAGAGCAAGCGCCGCGAGTTTAAGTCCACTATGCGCTTGAACCTTCACACCAACAAGCCTGGCAAAGAGATCGAGATCGCTTGGCTCAAAGGACTCGCTGCCTTCCTCAATACCGAAGGTGGCACCCTGCTCATTGGTGTCACCGACGACGGTGAAATCACCGGACTAGAAGCCGACAAATTCGAAAGCGAAGACCACGCTCAACTACACTTCAAAAACCTGATCGCAGAACACATCGGCGCGGAGTTCTCTAAATACATCGACTTCCGCACGGTTCAGATCGACGAAAAACTAGTCGGCATTGCTGAATGTATACGCTCCAATGAGCCTGTATTTCTTAAGCACTCCAAAGGGGAGAGCTTCTTCATCCGCAACGGTCCCTCCAGTGACGAACTGCCTATCAGCCAAGCGCTAGACTACATCAAAGCAGGTAAATAG
- a CDS encoding bifunctional GNAT family N-acetyltransferase/carbon-nitrogen hydrolase family protein, with translation MSPFTFQSKSGPVDIRQVEHEDIPHLIELNKKAFPLMAEENVVWSERQLQNHLKLFPNGQLVALVDGHIVGAVASLIVQSSRDPYRAHTYGGITDGGYFHNHDPQGDTLYGADVYVDPDCQGRGIGAALYEARRRLCKQLNLRRILAGGRISGFSKHEKELSPEAYIQKVKDGEMHDNVLSFQLKQGFVVRGILRNYIVDPMSHNLASLIEWLNPDYTPKEISSKVRIACVQYKVRKVHTFEDFANQVEYFVETAADYRADFVLFPEFFSVQLLSVIEPLPAIDGIRKLADDFTEPFIALMSRMASKYGLYIIAGSHPIKRDDKLQNECLIFDSDGRYVTQPKLHITPAEKKYWGISGGHELVILPTPKAKIAVQICYDVEFPEATRYLADQGVEILFVPYCTDDRHGQLRVRYCAQARAIENQIFVATAGIIGNLPSVPAMDIHYGQAAVFTPSDFEFARDGIQAIADSNVETLLVTDIDTEDLYRSRTTGSVTPRLDRRTDLFEMKVNLKNLDTCNELSDAPGIELPK, from the coding sequence ATGTCTCCATTCACATTTCAAAGTAAATCAGGTCCCGTTGATATTCGCCAAGTCGAGCATGAGGATATTCCGCACCTCATCGAATTGAACAAAAAAGCCTTTCCACTGATGGCGGAAGAAAATGTCGTCTGGAGTGAGCGCCAACTACAGAACCACCTCAAATTGTTCCCGAACGGGCAACTGGTCGCTCTAGTCGATGGCCACATCGTTGGCGCCGTCGCCTCACTCATTGTCCAGAGTAGTCGCGATCCTTACCGTGCGCATACTTACGGCGGCATCACCGACGGCGGCTATTTCCATAACCACGATCCACAGGGCGACACACTTTACGGCGCCGATGTTTACGTCGACCCTGACTGCCAAGGCCGAGGTATCGGTGCAGCGCTCTACGAAGCGCGCCGTCGCCTCTGCAAACAACTCAACCTACGCCGCATCCTCGCGGGTGGTCGTATTTCTGGTTTTTCCAAGCACGAAAAAGAACTCAGCCCCGAGGCCTACATTCAAAAGGTCAAAGACGGCGAGATGCACGACAACGTGCTCAGCTTCCAGCTCAAACAAGGCTTCGTCGTGCGCGGTATTTTGCGCAATTACATTGTCGATCCAATGAGCCATAACTTGGCCAGCCTGATCGAATGGCTCAATCCGGACTACACACCCAAGGAAATTTCCTCCAAAGTGCGTATCGCCTGCGTGCAATACAAGGTGCGTAAGGTCCACACCTTTGAAGATTTCGCCAACCAGGTTGAATACTTCGTTGAAACCGCCGCCGACTACCGCGCTGACTTCGTGCTCTTTCCCGAGTTCTTCTCAGTGCAACTCCTATCTGTCATCGAACCACTCCCCGCCATCGACGGGATTCGCAAGCTGGCCGACGACTTTACCGAGCCATTTATCGCTCTGATGTCGCGTATGGCCAGTAAGTATGGGCTCTACATTATCGCAGGTAGCCACCCGATCAAGCGCGACGACAAATTGCAGAATGAGTGCCTGATCTTCGATTCTGACGGTCGCTATGTGACGCAGCCGAAGTTGCACATCACACCCGCTGAGAAAAAGTATTGGGGCATCTCCGGCGGTCACGAACTCGTCATACTCCCCACGCCCAAAGCGAAAATCGCTGTGCAAATCTGCTACGACGTCGAATTTCCCGAAGCGACGCGCTACCTTGCAGACCAAGGAGTCGAAATTCTCTTCGTCCCTTACTGCACCGACGACCGCCACGGACAGCTACGTGTGCGCTACTGCGCTCAAGCCCGCGCCATCGAGAATCAAATCTTCGTTGCGACCGCTGGTATCATTGGCAACTTGCCCAGTGTGCCTGCAATGGACATCCACTACGGCCAAGCAGCGGTCTTCACACCATCGGATTTCGAATTCGCCCGCGACGGGATCCAAGCCATTGCCGACTCGAATGTGGAAACACTGTTAGTCACCGACATCGATACCGAAGACCTCTACCGTTCACGCACGACTGGTTCTGTCACTCCGCGCTTGGATCGACGCACCGACCTATTCGAAATGAAAGTGAATCTGAAAAACCTCGACACCTGCAATGAGCTGAGTGACGCCCCTGGAATCGAACTGCCGAAATAG
- a CDS encoding DUF4139 domain-containing protein produces MKQLIIPASVLVFASLASAQPAITVYNENFGVVRDTVSLDLKAGLSDVTYSGVTAQLEPESVILRDPSAKVALSVVEQSYRGDPVDQARLLQMFEGQTIRFLKVVDGKEVMESGKIIRAPSVVITKDHYGRQQQRTLEPIVEVDGELVTRLPGQPLFPSLGDDSVLKPTLSWKLHSNKDAAVDAQLSYLTNGMSWKADYNLVLPEKGDEVTLTGWVSVENNTGKTFEDAKIKLIAGDVNKVEPPQQARREKAVFAMAMSDGASAPQVEEKKFDEFHMYSLPLATTLRDRETKQVEFVRAENVQTKKLYVYQGFKGRYSGGRNMNQNYGQNAQPDIAIYREIENNKDNGLSVPLPAGRMRFYRMDDDGQLEFTGENTIDHTAKNETIRVYLGNAFDLVGERTRTDFYTHPSRALIRETFEIEIRNRSEETVTVKVVEPLFRWSNWEIQKPSHDFEKTDSQTIEFPVTVAPDGTETVTYTVEYTW; encoded by the coding sequence ATGAAACAATTAATTATCCCAGCCTCTGTTCTCGTTTTCGCCTCCCTTGCTTCGGCACAGCCAGCGATCACTGTCTATAATGAAAATTTCGGCGTGGTGCGCGACACCGTGTCGCTTGACTTGAAGGCGGGGCTCAGCGATGTGACTTACAGCGGTGTGACGGCGCAGCTGGAGCCAGAGTCCGTAATCTTACGCGATCCTTCGGCGAAAGTTGCGCTCAGCGTGGTCGAGCAGAGTTACCGTGGGGATCCGGTTGATCAGGCGCGACTGCTGCAAATGTTTGAGGGGCAGACGATTCGCTTTTTGAAAGTGGTCGACGGTAAGGAAGTGATGGAATCGGGCAAAATTATTCGCGCGCCATCAGTGGTGATCACCAAGGATCACTACGGCCGTCAGCAGCAACGCACGCTAGAGCCGATCGTCGAAGTCGATGGCGAATTGGTAACACGTCTGCCTGGTCAACCACTGTTTCCGAGTCTAGGAGACGATTCGGTGCTGAAGCCCACGCTGTCTTGGAAGTTACATTCGAATAAAGATGCGGCGGTGGACGCACAGCTCAGCTACTTGACCAATGGCATGTCTTGGAAGGCAGACTACAATCTCGTGTTACCAGAGAAGGGCGATGAGGTGACGCTGACAGGGTGGGTGTCGGTCGAGAATAACACGGGCAAGACATTTGAAGATGCGAAGATCAAGCTCATCGCGGGCGATGTAAATAAGGTGGAGCCGCCGCAACAAGCACGCCGCGAAAAAGCGGTCTTCGCCATGGCAATGTCGGATGGTGCCTCTGCGCCACAAGTCGAAGAAAAGAAATTCGACGAGTTTCACATGTATTCCTTACCGCTCGCGACGACCCTGCGTGATCGCGAGACGAAGCAGGTTGAGTTCGTGCGCGCTGAGAATGTGCAGACCAAGAAGCTCTATGTATATCAAGGTTTCAAAGGACGGTATTCTGGCGGGCGTAATATGAACCAGAACTACGGGCAAAACGCACAGCCCGACATTGCGATTTACCGTGAGATCGAGAATAACAAAGACAACGGGCTATCCGTGCCACTCCCTGCGGGCCGCATGCGTTTTTACCGCATGGATGACGACGGACAGCTAGAATTTACCGGCGAGAACACCATCGATCACACAGCGAAGAACGAGACCATCCGCGTCTATTTGGGCAACGCCTTTGATCTAGTCGGCGAGCGCACGCGCACGGACTTTTATACGCATCCAAGTCGCGCCTTGATTCGCGAAACCTTCGAGATAGAGATTCGTAACCGTAGCGAAGAGACGGTTACCGTGAAGGTAGTCGAACCCTTGTTCCGCTGGTCGAATTGGGAGATTCAAAAGCCAAGTCACGATTTCGAAAAGACGGACTCACAGACCATTGAGTTTCCTGTGACGGTTGCACCTGATGGCACGGAGACTGTGACTTATACCGTTGAGTATACTTGGTAG
- the nikR gene encoding nickel-responsive transcriptional regulator NikR encodes MTKSLAQRISISLPAKLATALDQMVESRGFQNRSQAVAEMIETSIVTHQQQDDTTVMAGTVTLFYDTAKPGLLQKLAKIERDHLEECISSQHVLLEGHYIMEVLLVQGPVQRLRDLTNSMLACKGVKSGGLTLTSKLIPQVHGR; translated from the coding sequence ATGACCAAATCACTCGCACAACGCATCAGCATCTCCCTCCCCGCTAAACTGGCAACCGCACTCGATCAAATGGTCGAAAGTAGAGGCTTTCAAAATCGCTCTCAAGCCGTTGCGGAAATGATCGAGACCTCGATCGTCACGCATCAACAGCAGGATGATACAACCGTCATGGCAGGCACGGTGACGCTGTTCTACGACACCGCAAAGCCAGGCCTGCTACAAAAACTAGCCAAAATTGAACGCGACCACTTGGAAGAATGCATTAGCAGTCAGCACGTGCTACTTGAAGGCCACTACATCATGGAAGTGTTACTCGTGCAGGGGCCAGTGCAACGCTTACGCGACCTCACCAACAGTATGCTCGCCTGCAAAGGCGTTAAATCAGGCGGCCTGACATTGACGAGTAAGCTGATCCCTCAGGTGCACGGACGGTAG
- a CDS encoding ABC transporter substrate-binding protein gives MLKLNNWAAKATRTGLCALALLAANVLSAKEPLKIGYSDWPGWVAWQIGIDKGWFEEEGVDVEFLWMDYVASMDAYVAGQVDAVTMTNGDALVTGGTGKPSVAILISDYSNGNDMIVGAPGINSLEDLKGKKVGLEEGFVIHLLLLKGAELAGIDPSEFTIVNTPTNETPQVLASGAVDAIGAWQPNSGQALKTVPGSKPILTSADAPGIIYDLLSVDPESLEARRDEWAKVVKVWYRIADFLKDEENIDESLAILSKRVAITPEEYEPFLAGTYILSLEEVLPIWKEAKGLGSVYGSTVIADEFNVEQGVYDEPLKTSQYLDPSLTLEYAESVK, from the coding sequence ATGTTGAAGCTAAACAACTGGGCCGCAAAGGCTACTCGAACAGGACTCTGCGCACTTGCACTTCTTGCTGCAAATGTGCTTTCCGCTAAAGAACCACTTAAAATCGGCTACAGTGACTGGCCAGGATGGGTCGCATGGCAGATTGGTATCGATAAGGGCTGGTTTGAAGAAGAAGGCGTCGATGTCGAATTTCTCTGGATGGACTATGTGGCGTCGATGGATGCGTATGTCGCGGGTCAAGTCGATGCGGTGACTATGACGAATGGCGACGCACTGGTGACAGGTGGCACAGGTAAGCCTTCAGTTGCGATCCTCATCAGTGACTACTCCAATGGTAACGACATGATTGTCGGCGCTCCTGGTATTAACAGTCTAGAAGATCTCAAAGGTAAGAAGGTCGGTCTTGAAGAAGGCTTCGTGATTCACCTTCTACTGCTGAAAGGCGCTGAGCTTGCAGGGATCGATCCATCCGAGTTTACGATTGTGAACACACCGACCAACGAGACGCCACAAGTGTTGGCTTCCGGTGCGGTTGATGCGATTGGTGCATGGCAGCCAAATTCTGGCCAAGCTCTGAAGACGGTGCCTGGCTCAAAACCAATTCTCACATCTGCGGATGCACCGGGTATCATTTACGATCTACTGTCTGTAGATCCCGAAAGCCTTGAAGCGCGTCGCGACGAGTGGGCTAAAGTGGTTAAGGTTTGGTATCGCATTGCCGATTTCTTGAAGGACGAGGAAAACATCGACGAGTCGCTTGCGATCCTTTCCAAGCGTGTCGCTATCACTCCTGAAGAGTATGAGCCTTTCCTCGCTGGCACTTACATCTTGTCTCTCGAAGAAGTGCTTCCGATTTGGAAAGAGGCTAAAGGTCTCGGTTCTGTCTACGGTTCGACTGTCATCGCGGATGAGTTCAACGTCGAACAAGGTGTTTACGATGAGCCACTCAAGACGTCTCAATACTTAGACCCGAGCCTCACGTTGGAATACGCTGAGTCGGTCAAGTAA
- a CDS encoding ABC transporter permease — protein MKDRSQFKAPTTPWFAVRKELSAKRRSLLVAASFILPILLWSIVSYTPFIWHPDIKLEISADRENVTTVFTAGNHLSKEYYPSFVEAVEAENTATLAQRESGESTTSGFRARRANLKILRHIAPVATANGWLSRADAEEDSELYKVWQGVAEGTLIGKKVKLSEQNIELIKRNWGILSAKSPTFVSKSLPETPLEKLVPQGRPANPVYLPAPHEVVIKGYQDFTKETDPDKPSMWQRYKHSLQIVFFGFILSALVGVPLGILCGTFDFFSKLFEPFIDFFRYMPAPAFSTLLVAVFLAHDAPKIALVFLGTFFQMVLVVSNTTRQLDASLIEAAQTLGAKTFTMIRRVIVPGITPNLYNDMRILLGWSWTWLVIAELIGVKSGLTEFIETQGRWRNFDSVFPIIIMIGVTGFVTDQILASLRKYFFPWTPESTEKKHGFIGRFVLWMLDRKVYDTPKNGKA, from the coding sequence ATGAAAGATCGTTCCCAGTTTAAAGCTCCCACCACACCATGGTTTGCCGTGCGTAAAGAGCTCAGCGCGAAGCGTCGTTCGCTATTGGTGGCTGCCTCTTTTATCCTGCCGATTCTACTTTGGAGTATCGTCAGCTATACCCCCTTCATCTGGCATCCGGATATCAAACTCGAAATCTCGGCTGACCGCGAAAACGTGACGACCGTGTTCACCGCAGGAAATCACCTGTCTAAAGAATATTACCCGAGCTTCGTCGAAGCGGTTGAAGCAGAAAATACCGCAACCCTCGCTCAACGTGAGAGCGGCGAATCAACCACCTCCGGCTTTCGTGCGCGGCGGGCGAATTTAAAAATACTGCGGCATATCGCACCGGTCGCCACTGCGAATGGTTGGCTCTCTCGCGCAGACGCCGAAGAGGACAGCGAGCTCTACAAAGTCTGGCAGGGCGTTGCCGAGGGCACGCTCATCGGTAAAAAAGTGAAGCTCAGTGAGCAGAATATCGAATTGATCAAGCGCAACTGGGGCATCCTCAGCGCGAAGAGCCCCACCTTTGTTTCGAAGTCTTTGCCTGAAACGCCACTCGAAAAACTAGTGCCACAAGGACGTCCCGCAAATCCAGTTTATCTACCTGCACCACATGAGGTCGTCATCAAAGGTTATCAGGATTTTACCAAAGAAACAGATCCAGATAAGCCATCCATGTGGCAGCGCTATAAGCACTCGCTGCAGATTGTCTTCTTCGGCTTCATATTGTCGGCACTCGTGGGCGTCCCTCTAGGTATCCTCTGCGGCACCTTTGATTTTTTCTCAAAATTGTTTGAGCCCTTTATTGATTTCTTCCGCTACATGCCGGCGCCTGCCTTCAGCACTTTATTGGTAGCAGTCTTTCTCGCACACGATGCACCCAAGATTGCGCTGGTCTTTCTCGGCACCTTTTTCCAAATGGTGCTGGTGGTCTCGAACACCACGCGTCAACTCGACGCCTCCTTAATTGAAGCAGCTCAAACCCTCGGTGCGAAAACATTTACCATGATACGTCGAGTGATCGTGCCAGGTATCACCCCGAACCTTTATAACGATATGCGAATCCTGCTCGGATGGTCATGGACGTGGTTGGTGATCGCGGAATTGATTGGCGTGAAGAGTGGTCTCACCGAGTTTATTGAAACGCAAGGTCGCTGGCGTAACTTCGATAGTGTGTTTCCGATCATTATTATGATTGGTGTCACAGGTTTTGTGACAGACCAAATTCTAGCGTCCTTGCGTAAGTATTTTTTCCCATGGACACCTGAGTCGACGGAAAAGAAGCACGGGTTCATTGGGCGTTTCGTCCTCTGGATGCTTGACCGTAAAGTTTACGACACACCTAAGAATGGAAAGGCTTAA
- a CDS encoding ABC transporter ATP-binding protein, which produces MSDILELPSYKEQSDSVRARFEDIYKRPIKLEVKGVSKTFKTAKGEVDVLSPIDFNVHRREFISVIGPSGCGKSTLIRMLAGLETVSGGHFLLDGKEPSGPGADRGMVFQGYTLFPWLSVKKNVMFGLEVNGGSGTTVEQEAMQWIDLVGLSHAADSYPSQLSGGMKQRVAIARALANQPQILFMDEPFGALDPHTRTQMQSHLLQIWRNVDVTIMFVTHDLDEAIYLSDRILVLKANPGEIQEFIEVPVPRPRRPEQLLCPEFLATKQRLEELIHPKTAVASNDLPIVRMTNADDNVE; this is translated from the coding sequence ATGAGTGATATTTTAGAACTACCTAGTTATAAGGAACAAAGTGATTCCGTTCGTGCTCGCTTTGAGGACATCTACAAGCGTCCAATCAAATTGGAAGTCAAGGGTGTCAGTAAGACATTTAAGACCGCCAAAGGGGAGGTCGATGTTCTGAGCCCGATCGATTTCAATGTGCATCGTCGTGAGTTCATCTCAGTGATTGGCCCGTCTGGTTGTGGTAAATCAACACTCATTCGTATGCTGGCTGGGCTCGAGACGGTCTCGGGGGGACATTTCTTACTCGATGGAAAAGAGCCGAGCGGGCCAGGCGCAGATCGCGGTATGGTCTTTCAAGGTTACACATTATTCCCTTGGTTGAGCGTGAAAAAGAACGTGATGTTTGGCCTCGAGGTCAACGGCGGCTCTGGCACGACTGTTGAGCAGGAAGCCATGCAATGGATCGACTTGGTGGGGCTTTCGCATGCGGCCGACTCCTATCCGAGTCAGTTGTCTGGTGGTATGAAGCAACGTGTCGCGATTGCCCGCGCGTTGGCCAATCAACCACAGATTTTATTTATGGATGAGCCCTTCGGTGCGCTCGATCCACATACGCGCACGCAGATGCAATCGCACCTCTTGCAGATTTGGCGTAATGTTGATGTGACGATCATGTTCGTCACGCACGATCTCGATGAAGCGATTTATCTTTCGGACCGTATTCTTGTTTTAAAGGCGAACCCTGGTGAAATTCAGGAGTTTATCGAAGTGCCTGTTCCGCGCCCACGTCGACCAGAGCAATTGCTCTGTCCTGAGTTTTTGGCCACCAAGCAACGTCTCGAAGAACTCATTCATCCCAAGACAGCTGTCGCGTCCAATGATCTACCGATCGTTCGTATGACGAATGCGGACGACAACGTTGAATAG
- a CDS encoding creatininase family protein, whose amino-acid sequence MSTPKPSICIECLTWPKVQALQATSPLLVLPLGATEQHGPALPINTDTVIADALCRNACERTNVAMAPVIPYTSSGGHTAKWPGTFSLTPITFIQSLVQYAKWAEATGWKKLYLVNAHAGNDAPLRVAVDQIRIELMGRLQVGYLNTFFITPEIEAHFTQDAADLHANKGECDLMLHLAPETVDQDAFDVADDPDRTTDVVFSYPVSQTSLNGTTGYPSRGNASDGQQLFEKMSVAVASKLERAKTEDAPLPQSEWGAAPEGFYI is encoded by the coding sequence ATGTCCACACCGAAGCCTAGTATCTGTATCGAATGCCTGACCTGGCCGAAGGTGCAGGCACTCCAAGCGACGAGTCCACTATTGGTGCTGCCGCTTGGTGCGACGGAGCAGCATGGCCCCGCATTACCGATCAATACCGATACAGTCATCGCAGATGCGCTTTGTCGTAACGCCTGTGAGCGCACGAATGTCGCGATGGCACCTGTCATACCTTACACCTCTTCGGGAGGGCATACCGCAAAGTGGCCTGGCACATTTTCCCTCACTCCGATCACATTTATTCAGTCGCTGGTGCAATATGCGAAATGGGCAGAGGCGACGGGTTGGAAAAAGCTGTATCTAGTCAACGCACATGCGGGTAATGACGCACCCTTACGTGTCGCAGTTGATCAGATCCGCATCGAACTGATGGGGCGCCTGCAAGTCGGTTACCTGAACACCTTTTTTATCACTCCCGAGATCGAGGCACATTTCACTCAAGACGCAGCCGATCTACATGCGAACAAAGGCGAGTGCGACTTGATGTTGCACCTCGCTCCTGAGACTGTCGATCAAGATGCATTCGATGTAGCGGACGATCCAGATCGAACCACTGATGTGGTCTTCTCCTATCCAGTATCGCAAACAAGTTTGAATGGCACGACTGGTTATCCATCACGTGGTAACGCGAGCGATGGCCAGCAGCTCTTCGAAAAAATGAGTGTAGCGGTGGCTAGTAAGTTGGAGCGTGCCAAGACCGAAGACGCACCTCTGCCTCAGAGTGAATGGGGTGCCGCGCCCGAAGGGTTCTATATTTAA
- the glnT gene encoding type III glutamate--ammonia ligase, with translation MKELKNKLKSQGVKYCIGAYVDIHGVQKGKFVPIDHFEHFAEGSELYTGYALDGLGQRPNDDEIASLPDTNHIIQLPWQPEVAWMPADNTFKGEPYEVNTRVALKKVIAQAEEMGFSVNLGIECEVFVVKETEDGGIEIPDTNDNLNKACYDVKRFMDRYTWLDKVSTSINDLGWDLYSLDQEDAISQFEFDFKYADALTMCDRYIFFRMMAKQYAAEEGLLATFMPKPFEDKTGSGAHFNLSLADSKTGENLFKDDNDPRGLGLSELGYQFSAGVLKHGPALCAAFAPTVNSYKRLVRKGLMSYYSWAPVFNSYGSNNRTNSLRVPMGGGRIESRNADASCNPYLAATLMLAAGLQGIKEQLNPGDPQEDNLYELSPEQLAERGISELPRSLEEAVHAFASDPFVEEVLGSKLREEFIHYKSEEWRQYHQRVGAWEIDQYARRF, from the coding sequence ATGAAAGAACTGAAAAACAAATTAAAGTCTCAAGGCGTAAAATACTGCATCGGTGCCTATGTGGACATCCATGGTGTGCAGAAAGGTAAGTTCGTGCCGATTGACCACTTTGAACATTTTGCCGAAGGTTCTGAACTCTATACTGGCTATGCACTCGATGGCCTCGGGCAGCGTCCGAACGACGACGAGATCGCTTCGCTGCCTGATACGAATCACATTATTCAACTGCCTTGGCAGCCAGAAGTCGCATGGATGCCAGCCGACAACACTTTCAAGGGGGAGCCCTACGAGGTTAACACGCGCGTCGCACTCAAGAAGGTGATCGCTCAAGCCGAGGAGATGGGCTTTAGCGTGAATCTTGGTATCGAATGCGAGGTATTCGTTGTCAAAGAAACCGAAGACGGCGGTATCGAAATTCCTGATACAAACGACAATTTGAACAAAGCTTGCTACGATGTGAAGCGCTTCATGGATCGTTATACATGGCTCGATAAAGTTTCCACTTCGATCAACGATCTGGGTTGGGATCTTTACTCGCTCGACCAAGAAGATGCGATCTCACAATTTGAATTTGATTTCAAATATGCGGACGCGCTCACCATGTGCGATCGCTATATATTCTTCCGTATGATGGCGAAGCAATACGCAGCGGAAGAAGGCTTGCTCGCAACCTTCATGCCGAAACCTTTCGAGGATAAAACCGGCAGTGGCGCGCACTTTAACCTGTCGCTAGCCGATTCCAAAACAGGCGAAAACTTGTTCAAGGATGACAACGATCCACGCGGTCTCGGTCTTTCTGAATTGGGTTATCAATTTAGCGCCGGTGTTCTCAAGCACGGCCCTGCGCTCTGCGCGGCCTTCGCGCCGACAGTCAATAGTTACAAGCGCCTCGTGCGCAAGGGCCTCATGTCCTACTACTCATGGGCACCCGTTTTCAATTCTTACGGCAGTAACAATCGCACCAATTCGCTCCGTGTGCCAATGGGGGGCGGACGTATCGAATCCCGCAATGCCGATGCATCCTGCAATCCTTACCTAGCCGCGACTTTGATGCTCGCCGCTGGTCTGCAAGGGATCAAAGAGCAACTCAACCCAGGGGATCCACAGGAAGATAACCTTTACGAGCTAAGCCCAGAGCAACTTGCGGAACGCGGCATTAGCGAACTCCCTCGTTCACTCGAGGAGGCGGTGCATGCCTTTGCCTCCGATCCGTTTGTCGAAGAAGTGCTCGGTAGCAAGCTACGCGAAGAATTTATTCACTATAAGAGTGAAGAATGGCGTCAATATCACCAGCGTGTGGGTGCGTGGGAGATCGATCAATACGCACGACGCTTCTAA